A region from the Eublepharis macularius isolate TG4126 chromosome 13, MPM_Emac_v1.0, whole genome shotgun sequence genome encodes:
- the SLC25A14 gene encoding brain mitochondrial carrier protein 1 isoform X1, translated as MSALSWKPFVYGGLASLVAEFGTFPVDLTKTRLQVQGQSIDARFREIKYRGMFHALFCIYKEEGVLALYSGIAPALLRQASYGTIKIGIYQSLKRLFVDRLEDETLLINVICGVVSGVISSTLANPTDVLKIRMQAQGSLFQGGMIHSFIDIYQQEGTRGLWRGVVPTAQRAAIVVGVELPVYDITKKHLILSGFVGDTVLTHFISSFTCGLAGAIASNPVDVVRTRLMNQRAIVGSVDLYKGTLDGLVKTWKSEGFFALYKGFWPNWLRLGPWNILFFITYEQLKRLPF; from the exons ATGTCGGCGCTGAGCTGGAAGCCATTCGTGTATGGAGGGCTGGCTTCGCTCGTGGCCGAGTTCG GGACTTTCCCCGTGGATCTCACCAAAACACGACTTCAGGTTCAAGGCCAAAGCATCGATGCCCGTTTCCGAGAGATCAAATACAGGGGCATGTTCCATGCCTTGTTTTGCATCTACAAGGAGGAAGGCGTGCTAGCACTCTACTCTGG GATCGCTCCAGCCTTGCTAAGACAAGCATCTTATGGTACCATAAAGATTGGCATATATCAGAGCTTGAAGCGGCTGTTTGTGGATCGTTTGGAAG ATGAAACGTTACTGATCAATGTAATCTGTGGGGTGGTGTCAGGGGTGATCTCCTCTACGCTGGCAAATCCAACAGATGTGCTGAAG ATCCGaatgcaggctcagggcagcctTTTCCAAGGTGGAATGATTCACAGCTTCATTGACATCTACCAGCAGGAAGGCACACGGGGGCTTTGGAGG GGTGTGGTCCCTACTGCTCAGCGTGCCGCCATCGTGGTTGGAGTAGAGCTGCCAGTCTATGACATCACCAAGAAACACTTAATCCTTTCAGGGTTTGTGGGGGACACAGTCCTTACCCATTTTAT TTCCAGTTTTACGTGTGGGCTGGCTGGCGCCATTGCTTCAAACCCAGTGGATGTGGTGCGGACACGTCTGATGAATCAGCGGGCCATTGTGGGGAGTGTGGATCTCTACAAGGGTACACTGGATGGTCTGGTAAAG ACATGGAAAAGTGAGGGCTTCTTTGCACTCTACAAAGGATTCTGGCCAAATTGGTTGCGGCTTGGCCCTTGGAACATCCTT TTTTTTATCACTTACGAGCAGCTGAAGAGGCTCCCTTTCTAG
- the SLC25A14 gene encoding brain mitochondrial carrier protein 1 isoform X2, with protein sequence MFHALFCIYKEEGVLALYSGIAPALLRQASYGTIKIGIYQSLKRLFVDRLEDETLLINVICGVVSGVISSTLANPTDVLKIRMQAQGSLFQGGMIHSFIDIYQQEGTRGLWRGVVPTAQRAAIVVGVELPVYDITKKHLILSGFVGDTVLTHFISSFTCGLAGAIASNPVDVVRTRLMNQRAIVGSVDLYKGTLDGLVKTWKSEGFFALYKGFWPNWLRLGPWNILFFITYEQLKRLPF encoded by the exons ATGTTCCATGCCTTGTTTTGCATCTACAAGGAGGAAGGCGTGCTAGCACTCTACTCTGG GATCGCTCCAGCCTTGCTAAGACAAGCATCTTATGGTACCATAAAGATTGGCATATATCAGAGCTTGAAGCGGCTGTTTGTGGATCGTTTGGAAG ATGAAACGTTACTGATCAATGTAATCTGTGGGGTGGTGTCAGGGGTGATCTCCTCTACGCTGGCAAATCCAACAGATGTGCTGAAG ATCCGaatgcaggctcagggcagcctTTTCCAAGGTGGAATGATTCACAGCTTCATTGACATCTACCAGCAGGAAGGCACACGGGGGCTTTGGAGG GGTGTGGTCCCTACTGCTCAGCGTGCCGCCATCGTGGTTGGAGTAGAGCTGCCAGTCTATGACATCACCAAGAAACACTTAATCCTTTCAGGGTTTGTGGGGGACACAGTCCTTACCCATTTTAT TTCCAGTTTTACGTGTGGGCTGGCTGGCGCCATTGCTTCAAACCCAGTGGATGTGGTGCGGACACGTCTGATGAATCAGCGGGCCATTGTGGGGAGTGTGGATCTCTACAAGGGTACACTGGATGGTCTGGTAAAG ACATGGAAAAGTGAGGGCTTCTTTGCACTCTACAAAGGATTCTGGCCAAATTGGTTGCGGCTTGGCCCTTGGAACATCCTT TTTTTTATCACTTACGAGCAGCTGAAGAGGCTCCCTTTCTAG
- the GPR119 gene encoding glucose-dependent insulinotropic receptor: MGNVGFGVVLAVLALLIITINALVAVALVRLIWKSGCRGLCFVLNLAIADSLVGFTITGLVTEELSGPTHQTPRNYCILRMACIVCPSAASILTVILVAFDRYLAIKHPFRYFKFMHGLVVGACIGGLWLLAFLIGFLPLIVQSFQKKNYEKPCTFFGVFQPTYMLTVFCVAFIPALFAFIYVHFHLLKIASSHAQQIREREQIHASGTCPAPQSSSETKAMRTIAILVGSFALSWSPFFVGSIVQMACHRCFLHHLLEHYLWVLGLCNSLINPLVYAYWQKEVRLQIYQICLCMKRVGLGPFMLLLSAHQLSHLLSFSTSKQTGYACTEANAARTLRLPPAKNPGHIHL; this comes from the exons ATGGGAAATGTGGGCTTTGGGGTCGTCCTTGCTGTCCTGGCCTTACTCATCATCACTATCAATGCTCTTGTGGCCGTTGCGCTGGTCCGGCTCATCTGGAAGAGCGGCTGTCGCGGGCTGTGCTTTGTTTTAAATCTTGCCATTGCTGACTCTTTGGTTGGTTTCACCATAACTGGGCTGGTTACAGAAGAGCTGTCCGGTCCCACCCACCAGACACCCCGAAATTACTGTATTCTGCGCATGGCCTGCATCGTCTGCCCCTCGGCTGCTTCCATCCTTACAGTCATTCTGGTGGCCTTTGACCGATACCTGGCTATTAAGCATCCCTTCCGGTATTTCAAATTCATGCATGGTCTAGTTGTCGGGGCTTGTATAGGAGGACTCTGGCTCCTTGCCTTCTTGATCGGCTTCCTCCCTTTGATTGTCCAGAGCTTCCAGAAGAAGAACTACGAAAAGCCGTGCACTTTCTTCGGCGTCTTCCAACCCACCTACATGCTCACTGTCTTTTGTGTGGCTTTCATCCCCGCTTTGTTTGCTTTCATCTATGTTCACTTCCACCTTCTAAAGATCGCTTCTTCACACGCCCAGCAGATTCGAGAACGGGAGCAAATCCACGCATCAGGAACCTGCCCAGCCCCACAGTCCTCCAGCGAGACCAAAGCCATGCGCACCATAGCCATTTTGGTGGGATCTTTTGCCCTCTCCTGGTCACCCTTCTTTGTTGGGAGCATCGTGCAAATGGCGTGTCACCGCTGCTTCTTGCATCACCTCCTTGAGCATTACCTGTGGGTGCTAGGCTTGTGCAACTCCCTCATCAACCCCCTTGTCTATGCCTACTGGCAGAAGGAAGTGCGCTTGCAGATCTATCAAATATGCTTGTGCATGAAGA GGGTGGGGCTCGGCCCCTTCATGCTCTTACTCTCAGCCCACCAGCTAAGCCACTTGCTGTCATTTTCTACTTCAAAGCAAACTGGTTATGCTTGTACTGAGGCTAATGCTGCTAGGACTCTCAGACTACCTCCTGCTAAGAACCCAGGACACATCCACCTGTGA